A genomic region of Zea mays cultivar B73 chromosome 6, Zm-B73-REFERENCE-NAM-5.0, whole genome shotgun sequence contains the following coding sequences:
- the LOC111589520 gene encoding uncharacterized protein — protein sequence MEALRAEPVAEGEMPASSVHLVSKVLSQSSAHQFLKSVGIKTSATSKASSSNHSELREQLAAEATAAVQGELDQLRKKCEEAEEQQARTQRELEEYKKITEKNSKEMEETNVLIKKLLSLHGNSSST from the coding sequence atggaggctttgagggctgaacctgttgctgaaggtgagATGCCAGCATCCAGTGTGCACCTTGTGTCGAAGGTGCTGTCCCAGAGCAGCGCACACCAATTCCTGAAAAGCGTCGGCATCAAAACATCGGCAACCTCCAAGGCTTCATCATCAAATCATAGTGAGCTTCGGGAACAACTTGCAGCTGAAGCGACGGCTGCTGTTCAAGGTGAACTCGACCAGCTCAGGAAGAAATGTGAAGAAGCTGAGGAACAGCAGGCGAGGACACAAAGGGAGTTGGAGGAGTACAAGAAGATAACAGAGAAGAacagcaaggagatggaggagaccaatgtgctcatcaagaagctcttgtccttgcatggtaactcttcttcgaCATGA